A genome region from Megalobrama amblycephala isolate DHTTF-2021 linkage group LG16, ASM1881202v1, whole genome shotgun sequence includes the following:
- the LOC125249761 gene encoding gastrula zinc finger protein XlCGF8.2DB-like produces MDVQVQSQELNEEKNHDNVTKKNLSKNRRTTKTNKSFTCRECGKSFTLKGSFKKHQLIHTGEKLHMCPQCGKSFMLKSHLNRHVRIHTGEKPHACQQCGKRFSQKIHLSRHLRCHEKPFSCDQCGKEFRSSSYLNKHLTIHAVERPYLCPVCGKSFSRLANCKKHQKIHSSVKTHACVECGKTFITHENLRKHLKSHSEERPFTCTQCGYGFKEKVHLNKHMRIHTGEKPHTCHQCGKSFIQLSGLRYHMHRHSGEKTYNCDQCEKKFTSSSILKRHLMVHTDERLHKCSLCEKSFSRPDNLKQHQKLHDAVRDHMCFECGKSFTAASQLTNHQRIHTGEKPFSCSQCGKSFTQKSHLNKHIHIIHSDEEPQTSSHSH; encoded by the coding sequence ATGGATGTCCAAGTGCAAAGTCAAGAGCTGAATGAAGAGAAGAACCATGATAATGTCACAAAAAAGAATTTATCAAAAAACAGAAGAACTACAAAGACCAACAAGTCTTTCACTTGCCgcgagtgtggaaagagtttcacactaAAAGGAAGCTTTAAAAAGCACCAACTAATTCATACTGGCGAGAAGCTTCACATGtgtcctcagtgtggaaagagtttcatgcTCAAAAGCCACCTTAACAGACACGTGAGAAtacacactggagagaaacctcacgcatgtcaacagtgtggaaagagatttTCACAAAAGATTCATCTCAGTCGTCATCTGCGCTGTCATGAAAAACCATTcagctgtgatcagtgtggCAAGGAGTTTAGATCCTCATCATATCTCAACAAACACCTGACAATTCACGCAGTCGAGAGGCCGTACTTGTGTCcagtgtgtggaaagagtttttcacggCTGGCCAATTGCAAAAAGCACCAGAAGATCCATTCTTCTGTGAAAACTCATGCTTGTGTGGAGTGTGGCAAGACCTTCATTACACATGAAAATCTCAGAAAGCATCTGAAAAGTCACTCTGAAGAAAGACCGttcacatgcactcagtgtggataTGGATTCAAAGAGAAAGTCCACCTGAACAAacacatgaggattcacactggagagaagccgcacacatgccatcagtgtgggaagagcttcatACAGTTGTCGGGTCTCCGTTATCATATGCATCGTCACTCTGGAGAAAAAACATATAATTGTGATCAGTGTGAGAAGAAATTTACATCGTCGTCAATTCTAAAAAGGCACCTGATGGTGCATACGGATGAGAGGCTCCATAAGTGCTCTTTGTGTGAAAAGAGTTTTTCACGACCGGACAATCTGAAACAGCACCAAAAACTGCATGATGCTGTACGGGATCACATGTGTTTcgagtgtgggaagagctttacaGCAGCAAGTCAATTGACAAATCACcaaagaattcacactggagaaaaaccgttcAGCTGCTcgcagtgtggaaagagtttcacacaaaaaagccacttaaacaaacacatacatataaTTCATAGTGATGAGGAGCCGCAAACATCAAGTCACTCTCATTGA